A section of the Amblyomma americanum isolate KBUSLIRL-KWMA chromosome 2, ASM5285725v1, whole genome shotgun sequence genome encodes:
- the LOC144118722 gene encoding uncharacterized protein LOC144118722 has product MSSGAPDFAYVRYKDNGSCAVVPVTDVKDFAPENARDFDSRVYHQVKWTDAEGEADFYPARIFMLGCKYLHFSLLTLCDMCVPNANVEHNFPCMPAFETPFMSISFFVQIELGKRLTISRPAWECISGLTKDSMFVKELLVMVWSRRELRERSLLGKHCPRFPGCQPKIPLTPWKVAVLRVIMHWHCFVCAVCASFFLTDCFRDRLQAKEMLPDLLTSGLKQFNRFVSEKIADIDKLAKR; this is encoded by the exons ATGTCTTCGGGTGCGCCTGATTTTGCGTACGTCAGGTACAAAGACAATGGAAGCTGTGCGGTGGTGCCCGTCACGGATGTGAAGGACTTTGCTCCTGAAAATGCCAGAGACTTTGATTCTCGAGTCTATCATCAGGTGAAGTGGACAGATGCAGAAGGAGAAGCAGACTTTTATCCAGCCCGCATCTTCATGCTTGGATGTAAGTACCTGCACTTTTCCCTGTTAACTTTGTGTGATATGTGTGTGCCTAATGCAAATGTTGAGCAT AACTTTCCTTGTATGCCTGCCTTTGAGACGCCTTTCATGTCAATATCTTTTTTTGTGCAGATTGAATTAGGCAAACGCCTGACAATTTCAAGACCAGCATGGGAGTGCATTAGCGGCCTCACGAAAGATTCAATGTTTGTAAAGGAATTATTGGTTATGGTGTGGAGCCGCAGGGAGCTCAGAGAACGATCACTTCTAG GGAAACACTGCCCGCGGTTCCCGGGCTGTCAACCAAAGATCCCGCTCACCCCTTGGAAGGTGGCAGTTCTGCGAG TTATCATGCATTGGCACTGTTTTGTTTGTGCAGTTTGTGCATCATTTTTTCTAACAGACTGCTTCAGGGATCGGCTGCAGGCCAAGGAGATGCTGCCTGACCTGCTGACATCTGGGCTGAAACAGTTCAACcgctttgtgagcgaaaaaatcGCCGACATTGATAAGTTGGCGAAAAGGTGA